The following are from one region of the Escherichia sp. E4742 genome:
- a CDS encoding DUF1175 domain-containing protein, producing MRRGLLALICWLCCFCVQSEMLNVEQSGLFRAWFVRIAQEQLRQGPSPRWYQQDCAGLVRFAANESLKVHDSKWLKSNGLSNQYLPPEMTLTSEQRQLAQNWNQGNGKTGPYVTAINLIQYNSQFIGQDINQALPGDMIFFDQGDAQHLMVWMGRYVIYHTGSATKTDNGMRAVSLQQLMTWKDTRWIPNDSNPNFIGIYRLNFLAR from the coding sequence ATGAGGCGTGGACTGCTGGCACTGATTTGCTGGCTGTGTTGTTTTTGCGTTCAGAGTGAAATGCTGAATGTCGAACAATCGGGGCTGTTTCGTGCCTGGTTTGTGCGCATTGCGCAGGAACAGCTACGCCAGGGGCCAAGCCCACGTTGGTATCAACAGGATTGCGCAGGTCTGGTGCGCTTTGCAGCGAACGAGTCGCTGAAAGTTCACGATAGCAAATGGCTAAAAAGTAACGGTCTGTCAAACCAGTATCTACCGCCAGAAATGACGCTAACATCTGAGCAACGACAACTGGCACAAAACTGGAATCAGGGGAACGGGAAAACCGGCCCCTACGTAACCGCGATTAATTTGATTCAGTACAACAGCCAGTTTATTGGCCAGGACATAAACCAGGCACTGCCTGGCGATATGATTTTTTTCGATCAGGGCGATGCCCAGCACTTAATGGTCTGGATGGGGCGTTACGTCATCTACCACACCGGAAGCGCCACGAAAACTGACAACGGAATGCGCGCAGTCAGTCTGCAACAACTTATGACATGGAAGGACACCCGATGGATACCCAACGATTCCAATCCCAATTTCATTGGCATTTATCGTTTAAATTTTCTGGCGCGATAG